The Verrucomicrobiota bacterium genomic interval CCGTCAACCCCGCTAACGCTCCAAACGCTTTATGATACTCTGCGCGTCTGTGCGCTGAGACTCCTCCGGGCCATCTGCAAACGGGCGCACGGCCTCAAGGATGGCTTCGCGCTCCTCGTTCGTCACATCTGTGCGATACCAGAGACCAGCCAGCGCGGCACTTTGGGCATTGTCGCTTCCAGTCTTCAGTATCTCGATCAGTGCATACGTTGCCCGCTCGCCGAACATGCCCAGGTGTTCACTAGCTTCGCGTGCATGGTCACAGGTGCCGTTGCGAATCTCTTCGACAAGCACATTGAATGCATTGTCCCCCAGACTCTTGAGTTCAGGCGCCAAGACGTCATACTTCAGCGTAGACGCACACGACCACCACTCGTCAGCTACCTTCAACCACAGCTGCCAGACCTTCTCTGCCCGTTCGCGTTCCCCAAGCGCTTTCAGATCATCCAGTTCCTGTCGGACTACTCTCGTCTGCCTGTCCCGCTCTTCCAGGTAGGCACGCCTCCCCCGGTCTTCCGCGCGCCTTCCCAGCGCTCTGAGCAGAGCGCAACCACCGATGACCGCAGCAACGGCAATGCACGCCGGAAGAAGACGTACCACCAGCCTTCGTGCTCCGTAGTCCCTTTTCACATACATGTCCTTACTTCTGTATCAGATGCCAGTCAAGCTTCTGCCCGCGCGGGTCAAGTGGTTTGGGCACAACGTGCTTGATCTCATCGCGTCACTTCGCTTCATGCCCTCGGACTCGTAGAACCGCCGCCAAGGCCGGCGCACAGCGTGCATGGTGCCGGTCAAGTGTCGTCATTGGGGATCCACTCAGATTAGGCACTTGTCTCCTGCCCTTCGGGGGTGTGCCAAAGTTGAACGGTTCCAAGACGATGTGGCAGTCGTGCAGTGTGAAGTCGAGAGTCATGACGTGCCTGTCGAACTCCTAGTCTTTGTTGGTGCTATGGACCGCATACGCCATAGGCGTCGCGACTCGAAGACCATCATACGCGTCGCATCTCATGCGCGGCCCTGCCTCATGTCGTGGGGGAGCAGAGGCCATTGACCATCCATCGCCGTGTCGCCTCGCGCAATGCACGGGTCGCGCCTGGCACTTGGCGCGCCAGCCTTCGCATGCAGAGAGCATACCACGTATCCCGCCGCCGGGCAAGGGGCAGAGGCACGCAGATTCCCGGATAAGGGGCCTCTCTCGTCGAGAGAGGCCATCCACGCGGCAGGTGGGGCGCTTGGAGGAACACTAACCACGGGGGGCACGGGGACGGAAACGGGGGCACGCATGGTCCACGGGCGACCCGCCCGTGGATCATACGCGGCTGCGCTGCCCGGACGGCGGGCCGGGGGCGACCCGCCCGTGGATTGTGCGCGGCTGCGCTGCCCGGACGGCGGGCCGGGGACAACCCGCCCGTGGATTGTGCGCGGCTGCGTTACCCGGACGGCGGGCCGGGGGCGACCCGCCCTACATCGACGCGCTGTGCGAAGTACGTGGTGCCCGGGGTTCTGTCCCTACCCTGCCGTCGGCCGCATGGCCTCCGTCGTCTGCGGCTCTCCTCCGCCGTTGGGCGGCTCCGTAGCGGTGGCAACAGTGTCGGACTCGCCGCGGGCGCGTTGGGCGTCGGCCTGCTCGGCCGTGATGCGGTCCTCGGCGGCGCGCAGGATGGCGCCGAGCATCTCGGAATACGAGATGCCGGCGTGGGCGGCCATCTTGGCCAGGTGGCCGTCCCAGCACCAGCCGGGATTCGGATTGACCTCGAGCAGCTTGGGCGTGCCCGCCGCGTCGAGCCGCCAGTCGAACCGCGCGTAGTCGCGGCACTCGAGCCGCTCGGACAGCGCCACGCACCATTCGACGATGGCCTTCTCCGTATCGGGCGGCAACTCGGCGCGGAGCGACTTGATGCCCCAGTACGGCGAGTCGGGGTCCCACTTCGCCTCGTACCCGCAGATGCGCGGCAGCTCGGGCGGTACGCTCGAGTAGTCCTCCTCGGTGATCGGCAGGACGAAGTACGAGCTTGGCGGCGTGCCGATGATGCCGACGCTCAGGTCCTTGCCGGTCAGGAACTCCTCGACGAGCAGCGGCTTCTCGTAGCCGAACTGCTGGCGCACGATCTGGATCGCGTTGAGCAGCTCCTCAGCCGTGTAGGCAACACTGTGCTGCGTGATCCCGAAGCTCGAATCCCCCAAGTCGGGCTTGACGATGACGGGGAAGTCGAACGGCAGCTCGAACCGCGTGTCCTCCGGCCGGACGAACATCGCCTCGGGCACGGGGATCCCCATCTCCTTGGCCGCGCCGCGCACGAGCGACTTGTCGTAGCAGAACGCGAGGCACTGCGGCCCGCCGCCCGTGTACGGCAACCCGAGCATCTCGAGCACCGACGGCACGTGCAGTTCGAGCCGCGGGTTGTTGGTGAACCCCTCGTCGCACAGGTTGAGCACGAGGTCCGCCTTGCCGACGAGCTTGGCCAGGTCCTGGATCAACGTGTCGTGATTGTCGAGGAACGTGAAGCGATACCCGCTGACTTGGCGCAGCGCGTCCTTCATCTGGTCGATCGTGTAGAGATCGTCGTCGTCGAACACCTGCCGCGGCTTGAGCGGGTCGGGTTTGCGCGGGTCGCCCTGGAGGACGACGACGTGGCGCTCCTCCGGCTTGGGCTTGCGGCGTTGGGGCGCCCACTCCTTCTTGACCTGCGCCGTCACCAGGATGCGCCGCTCCATCATGCCGAGGTCCTGCGCGCGCGCCGACTCCGAGGCGATCTCCTGCACGGCGGTCACGTTGCTGAAGCCGACGCCGGTCAGCAGCTTGGACAAACTCTCGATCGAGTAGAGGCGCTCGGCGTAGAACTGATCGGCGATCACGCCTTTCTCGACGTGCGTGATGACCTCGCGCGAGACGAGCCGGTCGCCGTCGCGCGACAGCGAACGCTCGCGGCACACAAACAGCTTGTTGCTCAGCCATTCCCACGAGCGCGCCTGGAAGTGCTCGCGCAGCCAATCGCCATGCGCCACGTCGACGAGCAGCCGCCCCCACGGCTTGAGCACGCGCCGCACCTCGCGGAGCACCTGGAGGTCGTCGTTGAGCGTATCGAAGTAGCCGAAGCTGTTGCCGAGGATAAGGACGACGTCGAACTTGTCGGTCCGGTACGGCAGCTTGCGCGCGTCGCCCTCCTTGAACCGCACGGTAAGCCCCTCGTTCTTCGCGGTCTCGCGCGCCTTCGTGACCAGATAGTGCGAGCGGTCCAGCCCTTCAACGGACTTGAACCCGCGCCGCGCCAACTCGAGCACATGGCGGCCCTGGCCGCAGCACAGATCGAACACCTTGTCGTCGGGCGAGAGCTTGAGCGTGTCGGCGATCACGTCGACTTCGGCGCGCGTGATCCGCGCGTCGTGCACGACGTCGGCATCGGTCTTGAGGTACATCGAGTTGAAGATGCGCGACCACCAGTCGGAAGGAACGTGCACTTCGAGGTCGGGGACGGGGCCGAGCGTCTTGCCCGGGCCGCGGCCGTTCTTGGCTTTCGGTTGCGGTCTACTTGGAGGCTTCTTCTTGTCGTCCATCGTGCAGGGT includes:
- a CDS encoding methyltransferase domain-containing protein → MDDKKKPPSRPQPKAKNGRGPGKTLGPVPDLEVHVPSDWWSRIFNSMYLKTDADVVHDARITRAEVDVIADTLKLSPDDKVFDLCCGQGRHVLELARRGFKSVEGLDRSHYLVTKARETAKNEGLTVRFKEGDARKLPYRTDKFDVVLILGNSFGYFDTLNDDLQVLREVRRVLKPWGRLLVDVAHGDWLREHFQARSWEWLSNKLFVCRERSLSRDGDRLVSREVITHVEKGVIADQFYAERLYSIESLSKLLTGVGFSNVTAVQEIASESARAQDLGMMERRILVTAQVKKEWAPQRRKPKPEERHVVVLQGDPRKPDPLKPRQVFDDDDLYTIDQMKDALRQVSGYRFTFLDNHDTLIQDLAKLVGKADLVLNLCDEGFTNNPRLELHVPSVLEMLGLPYTGGGPQCLAFCYDKSLVRGAAKEMGIPVPEAMFVRPEDTRFELPFDFPVIVKPDLGDSSFGITQHSVAYTAEELLNAIQIVRQQFGYEKPLLVEEFLTGKDLSVGIIGTPPSSYFVLPITEEDYSSVPPELPRICGYEAKWDPDSPYWGIKSLRAELPPDTEKAIVEWCVALSERLECRDYARFDWRLDAAGTPKLLEVNPNPGWCWDGHLAKMAAHAGISYSEMLGAILRAAEDRITAEQADAQRARGESDTVATATEPPNGGGEPQTTEAMRPTAG